One segment of Streptomyces sp. NBC_00576 DNA contains the following:
- a CDS encoding heavy metal translocating P-type ATPase, whose translation MSAEPVTTLVTTDLTVGGMTCAACVTRVEKKLGKLDGVTATVNLATGRARVSHPADVSPEELVATVTKAGYTAALPEPPRSSKEQQAADGGESEDAERQRERHRLVVTALLASPVLVLSMAPALQFRNWQWLCFVLAAPVAVWGAWPFHERAVRGLRHSAATMDTLVSLGVVASFSWSAYALFLGGAGDPGMRMPFTLVPTASEGVAHIYLEAAVAVPLFVLAGRFLEARARHGTGAALRSLARIAAKEVSVRDRDGSERLLPIEELGVGQVFVVRPGERVATDGQVVEGSSAVDLSLVTGESEPVEVGPGSDVVGGAVNAGGLLLVRAMAVGADTQLARITRLVTEAQAGKARAQRLADSVAGVFVPVVMALAVTALGFWLGAGADPQAAITACVAVLVVACPCALGLATPTALMAATGRGAQLGVLVTGPQALEGLQHLHAVVLDKTGTLTSGHMSVARVTAVPDGLGRDAVLRLAAAVEQGSEHPLGRAVCAYARRESGGERLPDVSEFSALPGRGVRGQVEERLVELLAPDGELTDVLQKALAESEAVARTPVLVRVDGVAEALIEIGDVVRPGSYRAVDRLRRLGVRPVLATGDREAPARAVAEALGIDEVHARRTPEDKAELVRELQEQGYRVAVVGDGVNDAAALAGADLGIAMGTGTDVAIGAADVTLVRGDIEALADAVLLARRTLGTIRVNLVWAFGYNVVTVPLAMVGLLNPMLAAAAMSASSVLVVANSLRLRAWQPPASSVRGRAR comes from the coding sequence ATGAGCGCGGAACCGGTGACCACCCTGGTCACCACTGATCTGACGGTCGGCGGCATGACGTGCGCGGCCTGCGTGACCCGTGTCGAGAAGAAGCTCGGCAAGTTGGACGGGGTCACGGCGACCGTGAATCTCGCCACCGGGCGCGCCCGGGTGAGTCATCCGGCGGACGTCAGCCCCGAGGAGCTCGTCGCGACCGTGACGAAGGCCGGCTACACGGCCGCCCTCCCCGAACCGCCCAGGAGCAGCAAGGAGCAGCAGGCCGCGGACGGCGGTGAATCCGAGGACGCGGAACGGCAGCGGGAGCGGCACCGGCTCGTCGTCACCGCACTGCTCGCGTCGCCCGTGCTCGTTCTGTCGATGGCCCCGGCGCTGCAGTTCCGCAACTGGCAGTGGCTGTGCTTCGTGCTGGCAGCGCCCGTCGCAGTGTGGGGCGCCTGGCCCTTCCACGAGCGGGCGGTACGAGGGCTCAGGCACTCCGCCGCGACCATGGACACCCTGGTGTCGCTGGGCGTCGTGGCGTCCTTCTCCTGGTCGGCGTACGCGCTGTTCCTCGGGGGCGCCGGTGATCCTGGCATGCGGATGCCGTTCACTCTCGTGCCCACCGCCTCGGAGGGCGTCGCGCACATCTATCTCGAAGCGGCCGTCGCCGTACCGCTGTTCGTGCTCGCGGGGCGTTTCCTGGAAGCGCGGGCCCGGCACGGGACCGGGGCGGCGCTGCGCTCGCTGGCCCGGATCGCCGCCAAGGAGGTGTCCGTCCGCGACCGCGACGGCTCCGAACGGCTCCTGCCCATCGAGGAGTTGGGGGTCGGCCAGGTCTTCGTCGTGCGGCCGGGGGAGCGGGTCGCCACCGACGGGCAGGTGGTGGAGGGCAGTTCCGCCGTGGACCTGTCCCTCGTCACCGGTGAGAGCGAGCCCGTCGAGGTCGGCCCCGGCTCGGACGTGGTCGGCGGGGCCGTCAACGCGGGCGGGCTGCTGCTCGTGCGGGCCATGGCTGTCGGGGCCGACACCCAGCTCGCCCGGATCACCCGGCTGGTGACCGAGGCCCAGGCAGGGAAGGCGCGGGCCCAGCGGCTCGCCGACTCGGTGGCCGGTGTCTTCGTGCCCGTCGTCATGGCGTTGGCCGTCACGGCGCTCGGGTTCTGGCTGGGCGCCGGTGCCGATCCGCAGGCGGCGATCACCGCGTGCGTGGCCGTTCTGGTGGTGGCCTGCCCGTGTGCGCTGGGCCTCGCGACGCCGACCGCGCTGATGGCCGCGACGGGACGAGGTGCCCAACTGGGTGTTCTCGTCACCGGGCCGCAGGCGTTGGAGGGGCTTCAGCATCTCCACGCCGTCGTTCTCGACAAGACCGGCACGCTCACCTCGGGGCATATGAGCGTCGCCCGGGTCACCGCCGTACCGGACGGGCTCGGGCGTGACGCGGTACTGCGGCTGGCGGCGGCCGTGGAACAGGGGTCGGAGCATCCGCTCGGCCGGGCTGTGTGCGCGTACGCCCGGCGGGAGTCGGGCGGGGAGCGGCTGCCGGACGTGAGCGAGTTCAGTGCCCTGCCCGGACGGGGGGTGCGCGGGCAGGTGGAGGAGCGGCTCGTCGAACTCCTCGCGCCGGACGGCGAGTTGACCGACGTACTGCAGAAGGCACTCGCGGAGTCAGAAGCCGTCGCCCGCACGCCCGTGCTCGTGCGCGTGGACGGGGTGGCCGAGGCGCTGATCGAGATCGGTGACGTCGTACGGCCCGGAAGCTACCGGGCCGTCGACCGGCTGCGGCGGCTCGGTGTGCGTCCGGTACTCGCCACCGGCGACCGCGAGGCGCCCGCCCGGGCCGTCGCCGAGGCGCTCGGCATCGACGAGGTGCACGCCCGCCGTACGCCCGAGGACAAGGCCGAGCTAGTCCGGGAGTTGCAGGAGCAGGGCTACCGGGTCGCGGTCGTCGGCGACGGCGTGAACGACGCCGCCGCGCTGGCCGGTGCCGACCTCGGGATCGCCATGGGCACCGGGACGGACGTGGCCATCGGTGCCGCCGACGTGACACTCGTACGCGGCGACATCGAGGCGCTCGCGGACGCGGTCCTCCTCGCCCGGCGCACGCTGGGCACGATCCGCGTCAACCTCGTCTGGGCGTTCGGCTACAACGTCGTCACCGTTCCGCTGGCCATGGTCGGGCTGCTCAACCCGATGCTCGCCGCGGCGGCCATGTCCGCCAGTTCGGTGCTGGTCGTCGCCAACAGCCTGCGGTTGCGCGCCTGGCAGCCCCCGGCCTCTTCTGTTCGGGGGCGCGCACGATGA
- a CDS encoding sigma-70 family RNA polymerase sigma factor, whose translation MSAPQDPATVWALAARTGDPDAVDRFVRALHPEVVRYVTYLSSDRQMADDLTQDTFLRALGSLHRFEGRSSARTWLMSIARRTVVDSLRYAAARPRVTDVDDWTTWAERAQPSGLPGFDDGVALLDLLDELPAERRQAFVLTQLAGLPYEEAAEFSGCPVGTIRSRVARARATLVELLADAEEPRVPAAVAA comes from the coding sequence ATATCGGCGCCCCAAGACCCGGCCACCGTCTGGGCCCTCGCCGCCCGTACCGGCGATCCCGACGCTGTCGACCGCTTCGTACGGGCCCTGCATCCCGAAGTCGTCCGCTATGTCACCTACCTCTCCTCCGACCGTCAGATGGCCGACGACCTGACGCAGGACACGTTCCTCCGGGCGCTCGGCAGCCTCCACCGGTTCGAGGGGCGCTCGTCGGCGCGTACGTGGCTGATGTCCATCGCGCGCCGCACGGTCGTCGACAGCCTGCGGTACGCCGCCGCCCGGCCGCGGGTGACCGACGTGGACGACTGGACGACATGGGCCGAGCGGGCCCAGCCCAGCGGGCTGCCCGGCTTCGACGACGGCGTGGCCCTGCTCGACCTGCTGGACGAGCTGCCCGCCGAGCGCCGCCAGGCTTTCGTCCTCACCCAACTGGCCGGGCTGCCCTACGAGGAGGCCGCCGAGTTCAGCGGCTGCCCCGTAGGGACGATCCGTTCACGGGTCGCCAGAGCCCGGGCGACCCTCGTCGAACTCCTGGCCGACGCGGAGGAACCGCGCGTCCCGGCCGCCGTGGCCGCGTGA
- a CDS encoding copper chaperone PCu(A)C: MTGQRPWWPDRRRLTDTLLAAFAPVAACGLALGGLSAWTAYGSAGTPARVTVTVGKMFLPVGDVQETAAFFRITNSGGSADRLLKVTSTEVGVGSLTLSRHRMTGAGSASAQTVASVAVLAGDSIAMSPKSLDVIVPVKAGWQPGDLVAFTLHFERGGAVKTLAAVIQPGSDGGT, translated from the coding sequence ATGACCGGACAACGGCCGTGGTGGCCGGACCGCCGCCGGCTCACCGACACCCTCCTCGCCGCGTTCGCGCCCGTCGCCGCCTGCGGGCTCGCCCTCGGCGGGCTCAGCGCGTGGACCGCGTACGGCAGCGCGGGCACCCCGGCCCGCGTCACGGTCACGGTGGGCAAAATGTTCCTGCCCGTCGGCGATGTCCAGGAGACGGCCGCCTTCTTCCGGATCACCAACAGCGGGGGTTCGGCGGACCGGTTGCTGAAGGTGACGTCGACCGAGGTCGGCGTGGGCTCGCTCACTCTCAGCCGGCATCGCATGACCGGCGCCGGCTCGGCCTCCGCGCAGACGGTGGCCTCCGTCGCCGTACTGGCCGGCGACAGCATCGCCATGTCCCCGAAGAGTCTCGACGTGATCGTGCCGGTGAAGGCGGGCTGGCAGCCCGGGGACCTCGTCGCGTTCACCCTGCACTTCGAGCGCGGCGGGGCGGTGAAGACGCTCGCGGCGGTGATCCAGCCGGGGAGCGACGGTGGTACGTGA
- a CDS encoding copper chaperone PCu(A)C, translating into MELRSLIRVPRGMRNTPLAGALWAVVPPLGASFGALALLVGYTATGAAGDPPPRIEVVDARIIAAPAGSRSTAAYFEIHNTGSSKDTLLYADSPELGISVLRRTVRRTGTGRTDPVWAVGVPAGGTVRMAPGGLGVVILDPPVLEAGRTVPYTLWFRQSGRVVVRATVTEGAR; encoded by the coding sequence ATGGAGCTGCGAAGCCTGATCCGAGTGCCGCGCGGGATGCGGAACACGCCGTTGGCCGGCGCCCTGTGGGCCGTCGTACCGCCGTTGGGCGCCTCCTTCGGCGCGCTGGCCCTGCTGGTGGGCTACACCGCGACCGGCGCGGCGGGCGATCCGCCGCCCAGGATCGAGGTCGTCGACGCGCGCATCATCGCGGCGCCCGCGGGTTCCCGCTCCACCGCCGCGTACTTCGAGATCCACAACACAGGTTCGTCGAAGGACACGCTGCTGTACGCGGACTCACCGGAACTGGGGATCAGTGTGCTCCGCCGTACGGTCCGCCGGACCGGGACCGGGCGCACGGATCCCGTCTGGGCCGTGGGTGTTCCGGCGGGCGGGACGGTGCGTATGGCGCCGGGCGGACTCGGAGTGGTGATCCTGGATCCCCCGGTCCTGGAGGCCGGCCGGACCGTGCCGTACACCCTGTGGTTCCGGCAGAGCGGGCGGGTCGTCGTCCGGGCGACCGTGACCGAGGGCGCGAGGTGA
- a CDS encoding aspartyl/asparaginyl beta-hydroxylase domain-containing protein has product MTPEVEDAFAAVRAEFGAESITRVERMLEPGRGERQPLQKAAKWIMPGLSPTPWHDPYAYPELAPVVRGLEAGHQAIKEELNIAWSARREAFSDYQHYLTRQENWQALYLFRKGGLVEESATTVPTAHRILKEVAVDTEKICPLLECHFSTLLPGARIEPHCDLWNFSINLHLAVDIPDGCSITVAGETRSWEEGKCLLFDYSFEHEARNEGTRPRTCLLIDLWHPETTAAERRALVALITEIRRLMGDE; this is encoded by the coding sequence GTGACACCAGAGGTGGAGGACGCCTTCGCCGCGGTCAGAGCCGAGTTCGGTGCGGAATCGATCACTCGGGTCGAGCGGATGCTGGAGCCGGGCCGGGGTGAACGGCAGCCGCTGCAGAAAGCCGCCAAGTGGATCATGCCGGGGCTCTCTCCCACTCCCTGGCACGACCCCTACGCCTACCCCGAACTGGCTCCCGTCGTCCGTGGACTGGAGGCCGGCCATCAGGCGATCAAGGAAGAGCTGAACATCGCATGGTCGGCGCGCCGGGAGGCGTTCTCCGACTACCAGCACTATCTGACCCGACAGGAGAACTGGCAGGCCCTCTACCTGTTCCGAAAGGGGGGGCTCGTCGAGGAGTCGGCGACCACGGTTCCCACCGCTCATCGGATTCTGAAAGAAGTCGCCGTCGACACGGAGAAGATCTGTCCTCTCCTCGAATGTCACTTCTCCACCCTGCTGCCGGGCGCCCGCATAGAACCCCACTGCGATCTGTGGAACTTCAGCATCAACCTGCATCTCGCCGTGGACATCCCGGATGGCTGCAGTATCACGGTCGCAGGAGAAACGCGCTCCTGGGAAGAGGGCAAGTGCCTGCTCTTCGACTACTCCTTCGAGCACGAAGCGCGCAACGAGGGCACCCGCCCCCGCACCTGCCTGCTCATCGACCTGTGGCACCCGGAAACCACCGCTGCGGAGCGCCGGGCGCTGGTCGCCCTCATCACCGAGATCCGTCGGCTCATGGGGGATGAATGA